A genome region from Oncorhynchus gorbuscha isolate QuinsamMale2020 ecotype Even-year linkage group LG26, OgorEven_v1.0, whole genome shotgun sequence includes the following:
- the LOC124016374 gene encoding vacuolar protein sorting-associated protein 54-like isoform X1, with protein sequence MASHSSSPVPHPSSGGSEGIFRKDRDPSSRHYRPVHSLPDVCPKEPTGEAARGLCEGPSVVADQHRWTVYNSKVNLPAALNDPRLAKRESDFFTKSWGLDFAETEVMPSFYLPNITKEHFDPYLQETAQREKIHERCKNVCPNKDELDAVSSITNNHDKSRTELEQVPKIFMKPDFALDDPTTFNAVLPWSHFNSAGRKSSRDMASSRLLQEKLSHYLDVVEVSIARQISLRSEAFFHAMSSQHELQDRLTETARAVAVLRGRTAAIERIMCEGPLRALRQALTRSNCARLHNKLKLMAAVHQSQPTVQLLLSTSEFVGALELIATTKEVLQQELQGIHSFRHLGSQLCEMEKLIDKMMVEDFSMYSRSDLSRSLEDDGQVMEKWSLFSQMQYKRSVSIKDRLESLVFGLLRQRKLDFLDIYSDEMILAAKSIVTQSVVDSVSQIEEIDTDIVTKLADQMRLMTFPQWFELLKSVFENFILFLKRIKATLSVVRNVVLEALDSNQKSRLLERGKQGGLAEAPGTPLNQGEAELAYLTHEGLFISDALNDAQLHLGAGGGQEQSSTVGPRQALSRLDGCGSDSASGTTESSSSREHALQPGGAAGISSSEDMMPSDLELGRVANNIQELLYTASDVSHDRCVKVLMARAKDGSLERLSSAEFVFLSQAVEGFVRDTEELCCRRSVSLRGALQSQANRFVHRFHEERKTKLSLLLDNERWKQAEVPAEFQDLVNSIADGRITLPERKPQGTEERKPSDYLHIDGQKYAVVGTVLLLIRIFLEYCQCVNDIPSISTDMLTRLSDLLKHFNSRSCQLVLGAGALQVVGLKTITTKNLALASRCLQLVVHYIPVIRAHFETKLTPKQYSVLRHFDHITKDYNDHIAEISAKLVSIMDSMFEKVLSKYEVKAPMPSACFRNVCKQMAKMHEALYELLPEEQAQMLFLRINASLKIHLKRQLARLGVHHDGGPQHGLVTVDVAFYTENVQSLRTLEKLDLNMAEIWEQKR encoded by the exons ATGGCCTCCCACAGCTCCTCCCCAGTGCCTCATCCCAGCAGTGGTGGCAGCGAGGGGATCTTCCGGAAGGACAGGGACCCTTCCTCACGACACTACAGGCCCGTCCACTCCCTGCCCGACGTCTGCCCCAAGGAGCCCACGG GCGAGGCAGCCCGGGGGCTGTGCGAGGGCCCGTCGGTGGTGGCCGACCAGCACAGGTGGACGGTGTACAACTCCAAGGTGAACCTTCCAGCCGCGCTGAACGACCCACGGCTGGCCAAGAGGGAGTCTGACTTCTTCACCAAATCCTGGGGCCTGGACTTTGCTGAGACGGAAGTCATGCCCTCCTTCTACCTCCCCAACATCACAAAGGAACACTTTGACCCCTACCTGCAGGAAACAGCTCAG AGGGAGAAAATCCATGAGCGATGCAAGAATGTCTGTCCCAACAAGGATGAGCTGGATGCTGTCTCCAGCATCACAAACAACCACG ACAAATCAAGAACAGAGTTGGAGCAGGTTCCCAAG ATCTTCATGAAGCCTGACTTTGCACTAGACGACCCAACGACCTTTAACGCGGTCCTACCATGGTCCCACTTCAACAGCGCTGGGCGGAAGAGCAGCAGGGACATGGCATCGTCACGgttactacaggaaaag cTGAGCCACTATCTCGACGTGGTGGAGGTGAGCATCGCGCGCCAGATCTCCCTGCGctccgaggccttcttccacgCCATGTCCTCCCAGCACGAGCTCCAGGACCGCCTCACCGAAACCGCCCGCGCCGTGGCAGTCCTCCGGGGCCGCACGGCCGCCATCGAACGCATCATGTGCGAAGGTCCGCTGCGGGCACTGCGGCAGGCGCTGACGCGCTCCAACTGCGCGCGGCTGCACAACAAGCTGAAGCTGATGGCGGCGGTGCATCAGAGCCAGCCCACTGTGCAGCTGCTGCTCTCCACCTCGGAGTTCGTTGGGGCCCTGGAGCTCATCGCCACCACCAAGGAGGTGCTGCAGCAGGAGCTGCAGGGGATACACAGCTtcag ACACCTGGGCTCGCAGCTGTGTGAGATGGAGAAGCTGATAGACAAGATGATGGTGGAGGACTTTAGCATGTACTCCAGGAGTGACCTCAGCAGGAGTCTGGAGGATGACGGACAGGTCATGGAGAAG TGGTCACTGTTCTCACAGATGCAATACAAACGTTCAGTCTCAATAAAG GACAGGCTGGAGTCTCTGGTGTTTGGCTTGCTCAGGCAGCGGAAGCTGGATTTTCTGGACATCTACAGCGACGAGATGATCCTAGCAGCCAAAAGCATCGTCACGCAG TCTGTTGTCGACTCGGTGTCACAGATTGAAGAAATCGACACTGACATCGTCACAAA GCTGGCAGACCAGATGCGTCTGATGACCTTCCCCCAGTGGTTTGAGCTGCTGAAGTCCGTCTTTGAGAACTTCATTCTCTTCCTGAAGAGGATCAAG GCAACGCTCAGTGTGGTGAGGAATGTGGTGCTGGAGGCGCTGGACAGCAACCAGAAAAGCCGTCTGCTGGAGCGGGGGAAGCAGGGGGGCCTGGCTGAGGCCCCAGGGACCCCTCTCAATCAGGGGGAAGCAGAACTGGCCTACCTCACCCACGAGGGCCTGTTCATCAGCGACGCTCTAAATGATGCCCAGCTGCACCTGGGGGCAGGCGGGGGCCAGGAGCAGAGCTCCACGGTGGGGCCCAGGCAGGCCCTGTCACGTTTGGATGGTTGTGGTAGTGACTCCGCCTCAGGGACCACCGAGTCGTCCTCCAGCAGGGAACACGCTCTCCAGCCAGGAGGAGCCGCCGGCATCTC GTCCAGTGAGGACATGATGCCCAGTGACCTGGAGCTGGGCCGCGTGGCCAATAACATCCAGGAGCTGCTCTACACCGCCTCAGACGTTAGCCACGACCGCTGTGTCAAAGTCCTCATGGCCAGAGccaag gATGGCTCCCTGGAGCGTCTGAGCTCGGCCGAGTTTGTGTTTCTGTCCCAGGCGGTGGAAGGCTTTGTGAGGGACACGGAGGAGCTGTGCTGCAGGCGCAGTGTGTCCCTAAGGGGGGCGCTACAGAGCCAGGCCAACCGCTTTGTCCACCGCTTCCACGAGGAGCGCAAGACCAAGCTCAG TCTGCTGCTGGACAATGAGCGGTGGAAACAGGCAGAGGTCCCTGCAGAATTCCAGGACCTGGTTAACTCCATAGCAGATGGCAGGATCACACTACCCGAACGCAAACCCCAAG GCACAGAAGAAAGGAAACCAAGTGATTATTTGCACATTGATGGCCAGAAATATGCTGTTGTCGG CACGGTGTTACTACTAATCCGGATCTTCCTGGAGTACTGTCAGTGTGTCAACGACAtcccttccatctccacagacatGCTCACCCGCCTCTCAGACCTACTCAAG cacTTCAACTCGCGGAGCtgccagctggtcctgggggcAGGAGCACTACAAGTGGTGGGACTCAAGACCATCACCACTAAAAACCTGG CCCTGGCCTCTCGCTGTCTTCAGCTGGTGGTTCATTACATTCCCGTCATCAGGGCCCACTTTGAGACCAAGCTGACGCCCAAGCAGTACAGCGTCCTCAGGCACTTTGACCACATCACTAAG GACTACAACGATCACATAGCGGAGATCTCCGCTAAACTGGTGTCCATCATGGACAGCATGTTTGAGAAGGTGCTGTCTAAG TATGAAGTCAAGGCCCCCATGCCGTCGGCCTGCTTTCGCAACGTCTGTAAACAAATGGCCAAAATGCATGAAGCCCTCTACGAGCTGCTACCTGAGGAACAGGCACAG ATGTTGTTCCTGAGGATCAATGCCAGCCTTAAAATTCACCTTAAAAGGCAGCTGGCCCGTCTCGGGGTGCACCACGACGGTGGACCTCAACATGG GCTGGTGACGGTGGATGTCGCGTTTTACACTGAGAATGTTCAATCACTGAGGACACTTGAGAAGCTAGACTTGAACATGGCTGAGATCTGGGAGCAGAAGAGGTGA
- the LOC124016374 gene encoding vacuolar protein sorting-associated protein 54-like isoform X2, giving the protein MASHSSSPVPHPSSGGSEGIFRKDRDPSSRHYRPVHSLPDVCPKEPTGEAARGLCEGPSVVADQHRWTVYNSKVNLPAALNDPRLAKRESDFFTKSWGLDFAETEVMPSFYLPNITKEHFDPYLQETAQREKIHERCKNVCPNKDELDAVSSITNNHDKSRTELEQVPKIFMKPDFALDDPTTFNAVLPWSHFNSAGRKSSRDMASSRLLQEKLSHYLDVVEVSIARQISLRSEAFFHAMSSQHELQDRLTETARAVAVLRGRTAAIERIMCEGPLRALRQALTRSNCARLHNKLKLMAAVHQSQPTVQLLLSTSEFVGALELIATTKEVLQQELQGIHSFRHLGSQLCEMEKLIDKMMVEDFSMYSRSDLSRSLEDDGQVMEKDRLESLVFGLLRQRKLDFLDIYSDEMILAAKSIVTQSVVDSVSQIEEIDTDIVTKLADQMRLMTFPQWFELLKSVFENFILFLKRIKATLSVVRNVVLEALDSNQKSRLLERGKQGGLAEAPGTPLNQGEAELAYLTHEGLFISDALNDAQLHLGAGGGQEQSSTVGPRQALSRLDGCGSDSASGTTESSSSREHALQPGGAAGISSSEDMMPSDLELGRVANNIQELLYTASDVSHDRCVKVLMARAKDGSLERLSSAEFVFLSQAVEGFVRDTEELCCRRSVSLRGALQSQANRFVHRFHEERKTKLSLLLDNERWKQAEVPAEFQDLVNSIADGRITLPERKPQGTEERKPSDYLHIDGQKYAVVGTVLLLIRIFLEYCQCVNDIPSISTDMLTRLSDLLKHFNSRSCQLVLGAGALQVVGLKTITTKNLALASRCLQLVVHYIPVIRAHFETKLTPKQYSVLRHFDHITKDYNDHIAEISAKLVSIMDSMFEKVLSKYEVKAPMPSACFRNVCKQMAKMHEALYELLPEEQAQMLFLRINASLKIHLKRQLARLGVHHDGGPQHGLVTVDVAFYTENVQSLRTLEKLDLNMAEIWEQKR; this is encoded by the exons ATGGCCTCCCACAGCTCCTCCCCAGTGCCTCATCCCAGCAGTGGTGGCAGCGAGGGGATCTTCCGGAAGGACAGGGACCCTTCCTCACGACACTACAGGCCCGTCCACTCCCTGCCCGACGTCTGCCCCAAGGAGCCCACGG GCGAGGCAGCCCGGGGGCTGTGCGAGGGCCCGTCGGTGGTGGCCGACCAGCACAGGTGGACGGTGTACAACTCCAAGGTGAACCTTCCAGCCGCGCTGAACGACCCACGGCTGGCCAAGAGGGAGTCTGACTTCTTCACCAAATCCTGGGGCCTGGACTTTGCTGAGACGGAAGTCATGCCCTCCTTCTACCTCCCCAACATCACAAAGGAACACTTTGACCCCTACCTGCAGGAAACAGCTCAG AGGGAGAAAATCCATGAGCGATGCAAGAATGTCTGTCCCAACAAGGATGAGCTGGATGCTGTCTCCAGCATCACAAACAACCACG ACAAATCAAGAACAGAGTTGGAGCAGGTTCCCAAG ATCTTCATGAAGCCTGACTTTGCACTAGACGACCCAACGACCTTTAACGCGGTCCTACCATGGTCCCACTTCAACAGCGCTGGGCGGAAGAGCAGCAGGGACATGGCATCGTCACGgttactacaggaaaag cTGAGCCACTATCTCGACGTGGTGGAGGTGAGCATCGCGCGCCAGATCTCCCTGCGctccgaggccttcttccacgCCATGTCCTCCCAGCACGAGCTCCAGGACCGCCTCACCGAAACCGCCCGCGCCGTGGCAGTCCTCCGGGGCCGCACGGCCGCCATCGAACGCATCATGTGCGAAGGTCCGCTGCGGGCACTGCGGCAGGCGCTGACGCGCTCCAACTGCGCGCGGCTGCACAACAAGCTGAAGCTGATGGCGGCGGTGCATCAGAGCCAGCCCACTGTGCAGCTGCTGCTCTCCACCTCGGAGTTCGTTGGGGCCCTGGAGCTCATCGCCACCACCAAGGAGGTGCTGCAGCAGGAGCTGCAGGGGATACACAGCTtcag ACACCTGGGCTCGCAGCTGTGTGAGATGGAGAAGCTGATAGACAAGATGATGGTGGAGGACTTTAGCATGTACTCCAGGAGTGACCTCAGCAGGAGTCTGGAGGATGACGGACAGGTCATGGAGAAG GACAGGCTGGAGTCTCTGGTGTTTGGCTTGCTCAGGCAGCGGAAGCTGGATTTTCTGGACATCTACAGCGACGAGATGATCCTAGCAGCCAAAAGCATCGTCACGCAG TCTGTTGTCGACTCGGTGTCACAGATTGAAGAAATCGACACTGACATCGTCACAAA GCTGGCAGACCAGATGCGTCTGATGACCTTCCCCCAGTGGTTTGAGCTGCTGAAGTCCGTCTTTGAGAACTTCATTCTCTTCCTGAAGAGGATCAAG GCAACGCTCAGTGTGGTGAGGAATGTGGTGCTGGAGGCGCTGGACAGCAACCAGAAAAGCCGTCTGCTGGAGCGGGGGAAGCAGGGGGGCCTGGCTGAGGCCCCAGGGACCCCTCTCAATCAGGGGGAAGCAGAACTGGCCTACCTCACCCACGAGGGCCTGTTCATCAGCGACGCTCTAAATGATGCCCAGCTGCACCTGGGGGCAGGCGGGGGCCAGGAGCAGAGCTCCACGGTGGGGCCCAGGCAGGCCCTGTCACGTTTGGATGGTTGTGGTAGTGACTCCGCCTCAGGGACCACCGAGTCGTCCTCCAGCAGGGAACACGCTCTCCAGCCAGGAGGAGCCGCCGGCATCTC GTCCAGTGAGGACATGATGCCCAGTGACCTGGAGCTGGGCCGCGTGGCCAATAACATCCAGGAGCTGCTCTACACCGCCTCAGACGTTAGCCACGACCGCTGTGTCAAAGTCCTCATGGCCAGAGccaag gATGGCTCCCTGGAGCGTCTGAGCTCGGCCGAGTTTGTGTTTCTGTCCCAGGCGGTGGAAGGCTTTGTGAGGGACACGGAGGAGCTGTGCTGCAGGCGCAGTGTGTCCCTAAGGGGGGCGCTACAGAGCCAGGCCAACCGCTTTGTCCACCGCTTCCACGAGGAGCGCAAGACCAAGCTCAG TCTGCTGCTGGACAATGAGCGGTGGAAACAGGCAGAGGTCCCTGCAGAATTCCAGGACCTGGTTAACTCCATAGCAGATGGCAGGATCACACTACCCGAACGCAAACCCCAAG GCACAGAAGAAAGGAAACCAAGTGATTATTTGCACATTGATGGCCAGAAATATGCTGTTGTCGG CACGGTGTTACTACTAATCCGGATCTTCCTGGAGTACTGTCAGTGTGTCAACGACAtcccttccatctccacagacatGCTCACCCGCCTCTCAGACCTACTCAAG cacTTCAACTCGCGGAGCtgccagctggtcctgggggcAGGAGCACTACAAGTGGTGGGACTCAAGACCATCACCACTAAAAACCTGG CCCTGGCCTCTCGCTGTCTTCAGCTGGTGGTTCATTACATTCCCGTCATCAGGGCCCACTTTGAGACCAAGCTGACGCCCAAGCAGTACAGCGTCCTCAGGCACTTTGACCACATCACTAAG GACTACAACGATCACATAGCGGAGATCTCCGCTAAACTGGTGTCCATCATGGACAGCATGTTTGAGAAGGTGCTGTCTAAG TATGAAGTCAAGGCCCCCATGCCGTCGGCCTGCTTTCGCAACGTCTGTAAACAAATGGCCAAAATGCATGAAGCCCTCTACGAGCTGCTACCTGAGGAACAGGCACAG ATGTTGTTCCTGAGGATCAATGCCAGCCTTAAAATTCACCTTAAAAGGCAGCTGGCCCGTCTCGGGGTGCACCACGACGGTGGACCTCAACATGG GCTGGTGACGGTGGATGTCGCGTTTTACACTGAGAATGTTCAATCACTGAGGACACTTGAGAAGCTAGACTTGAACATGGCTGAGATCTGGGAGCAGAAGAGGTGA